In a single window of the Biomphalaria glabrata chromosome 13, xgBioGlab47.1, whole genome shotgun sequence genome:
- the LOC106079291 gene encoding uncharacterized protein LOC106079291 — MVRSLTSIPFVILIASTWWPCLRAMGAQHVVCHEGQYMSSTNKCRPCPSGHFMSESAHTNKKCAPCSPPPTEGLGLYELSKCNATQDSVRSCAHGFFVDMWHRGRCLRCTDCELTGTHTARRCTTSTDTQCCPSPTMEVRNLNAEVDSSHCVHMNQSRTYCCCKRGHHLRLELGDVQCIPGKQFLFLQKRVSEQSCGINQYLQPMTKKCLLCPLCSYQNKTEHQEEKCLPCSMNNPKLAYCPRTCQDREANTVIRLFFSGIVVVTFPLVLVPLSLAIVNVAKQQNWI; from the exons ATGGTGAGATCACTAACATCAATTCCTTTTGTAATATTAATTGCTTCCACTTGGTGGCCATGTCTAAGAGCGATGGGTGCTCAACACGTGGTCTGCCATGAAGGACAATATATGTCTTCAACAAACAAATGCCGGCCTTGTCCTAGTGGTCATTTTATGTCAGAGAGTGCCCATACAAACAAGAAATGCGCGCCCTGCAGCCCGCCCCCTACTGAAGGACTTGGGCTTTACGAGTTATCCAAGTGCAATGCCACTCAGGATTCTGTCCGTTCATGTGCCCACGGCTTTTTTGTGGACATGTGGCATCGGGGTCGGTGCCTCCGGTGCACGGACTGCGAACTGACGGGCACGCACACCGCCAGGCGATGCACGACATCAACTGATACCCAATGCTGCCCGAGCCCAACGATGGAGGTGAGAAATTTGAATGCTGAAGTGGACTCCTCACATTGTGTACATATGAACCAATCCCGAACGTACTGCTGTTGTAAGCGTGGTCATCACTTGCGTCTTGAGCTTGGAGATGTCCAGTGTATTCCTGGCAAGCAATTTTTATTCC TCCAAAAGAGAGTCTCGGAGCAGAGTTGTGGAATCAACCAGTATCTGCAGCCCATGACCAAGAAATGCCTCCTTTGTCCTCTCTGCTCCTACCAGAACAAGACTGAGCACCAGGAGGAGAAGTGTTTACCCTGCTCCATGAATAACCCCAAACTGGCCTACTGCCCCAGGACTTGTCAGGACAGGGAGGCCAACACGGTGATTCGTCTGTTCTTCTCTGGCATCGTCGTGGTCACCTTTCCCTTGGTCCTGGTGCCTCTGTCTTTGGCTATCGTCAATGTGGCCAAGCAGCAAAACTGGATTTAA